From the genome of Vulpes lagopus strain Blue_001 chromosome 2, ASM1834538v1, whole genome shotgun sequence, one region includes:
- the RABAC1 gene encoding prenylated Rab acceptor protein 1 — protein sequence MAAEKDQQKDAEPEGLSATTLLPKLIPSGAGREWLERRRATIRPWSSFVDQRRFSRPRNLGELCQRLVRNVEYYQSNYVFVFLGLILYCVVTSPMLLVALAVFFGACYILYLRTLQSKFVLFGREVSPAHQYALAGAVSFPFFWLAGAGSAVFWVLGATLVVIGSHAAFHQMEAVDGEELQMEPV from the exons ATGGCGGCCGAGAAGGACCAGCAGAAGGATGCTGAGCCGGAAGGGCTGAGCGCCAC GACCCTGCTGCCGAAACTGATCCCATCTGGCGCGGGCCGTGAGTGGCTGGAGCGGCGCCGCGCGACCATCCGGCCCTGGAGCTCCTTCGTGGACCAGCGGCGCTTCTCGCGGCCCCGCAACCTGGGCGAGCTGTGCCAGCGCCTCGTACGCAACGTGGAGTACTACCAGAGCAACTATGTGTTCGTGTTCCTGGGCCTCATCCTGTACTGCGT GGTGACGTCCCCTATGCTGCTGGTGGCTCTGGCTGTCTTCTTTGGCGCCTGTTACATCCTCTATCTGCGCACATTGCAGTCCAAGTTTGTGCTGTTTG gccgaGAGGTGAGCCCAGCCCATCAGTATGCTCTGGCCGGGGCcgtctcctttcccttcttctggCTGGCTGGTGCAGGGTCTGCTGTCTTCTGGGTCCTGG GAGCCACCCTCGTGGTCATTGGCTCCCATGCCGCCTTCCACCAGATGGAAGCTGTGGATGGGGAAGAGCTGCAGATGGAGCCTGTGTGA